TGATGGGTGCTGTCTTAAACTGCACTGCGTAGTAGATTTTCACGACTCTGCCTTTATCTCGTGGCAGTGGGTGAGCTTTGGTCGCTTCGCCGATCACTTCATTTAGCTTTGAAGTTTGGATTTTTTGTGTGTAGTTTTTGTAAATTTCAACTATGAGTGGATAAATTTTATGCACTCTTTTGCCACCAAGTGCCGAGACGCTGATGATCGGCGCGTATGCTAAGAATTTAAACCTATCCTTTATCTCTTTGCAAAGCTCGTCAAATTCTTCGCTACTTTTATCCCATTTGTTTAGCACGATGATGACGCCAAGCTCAAATTTTGAGGCGATGCCAGCGATGCGCTCATCAAGCTCGGTTAGTGGCTCAGAGCTATCAAGCACAAGTAATGCTACGTCCGTCTCTTCTAAAATTTTCTCAGTTCTATTTAGTGCGTATCTCTCGATGCCCTCGATCTTGCCACGCTTTCTGATACCAGCAGTATCGACAAACTCAAAAACTCTGCCATCATGCTCGTAAATTTCATTAACTGGGTCGATCGTAGTGCCTGCCACGTCGCTAACGACGGCGCGACTCTCTTTTACAAGAGCATTTAGGAGTGAGCTTTTGCCGACATTTACACGTCCTATGATGCCAACTCTAATGTTTTTACTCTCATAGTCTATCTCGTCGCTTAGCTCGCCCTCGTCATTATAATTTTCTAAAAAATCATCAAAATCTTCACTCGTATCGGCCTTTATCTGCACTTTATCTTCTATATGCTTTGCTAGCCACATACTAAGCTCATCTATGCCTGTGTTGTGACTTACGGAAATTCCAAAGGAATTTTTCGCGCCAAAGCTTATAAATTCCCACTCCCTTTGCTCATCTTTTTTGCTGTCTATTTTATTAATGACTAATGCGATTGGTAAATTTAGCTTGCTAAGCTCATAAAAAATGGCTCTATCCTCGTCATCTGGCATCATTTTGCCATCGACCATGTATAAAATGACGTCTGAATTTCTAGCCTCTGCCAAGGTCTTTGCTTTTACATTTTTAAAAAGCTCGCTACTATCATCAAGGCCACCACTATCGATTAAAATGCACTCTTTGCCCTCAACCTCGATCTTGGCTTTATTTGTATCTCTTGTAGTGCCGCTAACGTCGCTTGTTATAGCGATACGACGACCAGCTAAGCGGTTAAAAAGTGAGCTTTTGCCGACATTTGGCTTGCCTACTAATATTACTTTTTGCAAATTTTGTCCTTTTCGTGATGGCTGATTATACAAATTTTTGACTTATATAAAGTATAAAAATTTGCTTAAAAGCGCCAAAATAAAAGAAAAAATCAACCAAAATTTAAGCCACTTTTCATTAAAATGGCTACTTTAAATTTAAAGGTCTTGTGATGTTAAAAAGGTTTTATATTTCGCATCTTGGCATTTTTTATATGCTTTTTGCTTGCTTTATGTTTGCCGTTACTGGCGCATTTGCAAAGTATCTTAGCAAAGATATGCCATCTATCGAAGTTGTATTTTTTAGAAATTTAATAGGCCTTTTTATCGTTATTTATGCCATTTATAGATTTCCATTTAAGCAAGCTGGTGGACACTTTTTTTTGCTAATGTTTCGTGGCTTTGTGGGCACAGTGGCACTTTTTGCTTTTTTTTATAATGTCGCTCATGTAAATTTGGCCACAGCTTTTACATTTCAAAAGACAAATCCAATCTTTACAGCTATCCTTGCAGCTTTTATTTTTAAAGAGCGTCTAAGCTCACTTGGCTGGTTTGCTGTATTTTTGGGATTTGGTGGAATTTTGCTTGTTATCCAGCCAAATTTAGGCATAAGCAAGACTGATATTATCGGTGTTTGGAGTGGCCTTGGTGCGGCGATCGCATACACGAGCGTTAAGGAGCTAAACAAGAGCTACGGTACAAATGTTATAGTGTTAAGTTTTATGCTTTGGGGCTCGTTTTTGCCACTTATTTGCATGGGGTTGGCAGAATTTTTCACCTACGAGCCACTTGATTTTTTATTTTCAAAATTTAGCATGCCAAGCTGGTATAACGTTGTTTTTATCTTGCTAATGGGACTTAGTGGATATTTTTTTCAGTCGTACATGACAAAGGCATTTGCGGTTGGTAAAAAGGCTGGAGTGATCGCTGCAGTTAGCTATGCAGACGTTATTTTTACGCTTATAATTGGCTATTTTATGGGTGATGTATTGCCAAATCAAACGGCACTTTTAGGCATCTTACTAGTAATAGTGAGTGGAATTTTAGTTGTGAAAGAAAAATAAAGGAGAAAAAATGATACTAATAGCGGGACCTTGCGTCATAGAAAGCGAGCAGCTCGTTTTCGACGTGGCAAAAAGGCTAGTTAAATTTAACGAAGATAAGCGGATAGATTTTTATTTCAAATCAAGCTTTGATAAGGCAAATCGCACAAGCATAAGCTCATTTCGCGGACCCGGGCTGGAGAAGGGTTGCGAAATTTTAGCCAAGGTCAAAAAGGAATTCGGTTTTAAAATTTTAACCGATATCCACGAGAGCTACCAGGCCGCGCCCGTAGGCGAAGTGGCCGACGTGCTGCAAATCCCGGCGTTTTTGTGCCGCCAGACCGATCTGCTCGTAGCTGCGGCTAAAACAAAAGCGGTCGTAAATATCAAAAAAGGACAGTTTTTGGCGGCGTCTGCGATGAAACACTCGGTCAAAAAAGTGCTAGAAACGCGCGGCGTAAAGGGCGACGGGTACGAGGTTGCTAAACAAAACGGCGTGTGGCTAACGGAGCGAGGCAGCACCTTTGGCTACGGAAATTTAGTCGTAGATATGAGAAATTTGGTGCTGATGAGGGAGTTTGCGCCCGTGATTTTCGACGCTACTCACAGCGTGCAGATGCCATCGGCCCTTGGTGAGAAAAGCGGCGGTGACGCGAGATTCGTGCCGTATCTAGCGCGAGCTGCTGCGGCTACGGGCGTGGACGGATTTTTTTACGAGACGCACGTAAATCCTTGCGAGGCGCTTTGTGACGGGCCGAATATGCTAAATTTGGACGAGCTAGACGCAAATATCGCTCAAATTTTTAAGATAAAAGATGCCCTAGGCGATGCAAACTAAGGGCTTTTTGTGGGTGCTAGGCGGCGCGGTCGCCGAGTGCGGCTGGGCGTACGGGCTAAAACACGCCCAAAATGCCATAGGATTCGCGCTTACTGCCGCGTTAGTCTGCGTTAGCTTCGTATCGTTTATGAAGGCTATGAAATACTTGCCCGTTAGCGTCGCATATACCGTATTTGTGGGATTTGGAGCGTTTTTTATCGTGGTCGCCGAAAGCGTTAGCGAATACACCTCAAGCGGCCAGGCGCCCGATCCCTTGCGGCTATTTTTCATAGCGACGCTAGTTGCGGGCGTGCTAGGGCTAAAAAGGCTGAAATCTTGATGCACGTTTTAGCTCTTTTAGCGGCCGGGTGCTGCGAGGTTTTGGGCGTGTTTTTTCTAACCAAATTTCAAAAAAGCATCGGCGTGAAAAAGGCGGCGAATTTTTTGATTTTGGTCGCAAATTTCGCCCTTTCGCTCTGGCTTTTGAGCTACGCGATGCAGGCGATGGCGATGTCGGTGGCGTACGCGATTTGGACCGGTATCGGAGCGATCGGAGCCGTGGGCGTCGGAGTGGTTTTTAACGGCGAAAAAATGAGCGCGCAAAAGGCGTTTTATCTATCGCTAATAACGCTAAGCTCGGTAATGTTAAAGATAATTTAAAGGAGAAATCATGAAAATAATCGAAGGAAATTTGGCTTTAAAAGGCGGCGAAAAGGTCGCCATAGTGGGCGCGAGATTTAACCACATCATCACCGATAGGCTGGTCGAGGGTGCGAGGGACGCGTTTTTGCGCCACGGCGGCGATGAGGCGAATTTGAGCCTCATTTTGGTGCCGGGCGCGTTTGAGATACCGATGGCGCTTGAAAAGGCGCTAGCCAGCGGTAAATTTGACGCAGTTTGCTGTGTGGGAGCGGTGATCCGCGGCTCTACGCCTCATTTTGACTACGTAAGCGCCGAGACCACCAAGGGTATCGCAAACGTCACGCTAAAATACGGCAAACCGGTGACCTTTGGCGTGCTAACGGTCGATAACATCGAGCAAGCCATCGAGAGAGCGGGCTCAAAGGCCGGAAACAAGGGCTTTGAGGCGATGACGGGCGTGATCGAGATGCTAAGCTTATATAAAAATTTGGAGGCGTAAAATGGCGACTCGTCATCAGGTTAGGCAGGCCGTCGTTTCGCTGCTCTACTCAAATGAGATAAATCCGGTAACTGCTGCATTTGAAGAGGAATTTCTGGAAGAGAAAAAGATAAGAAACGAGCGAAAAAGTGAGGCGCAGCAGACTTTTAAAGAGGTGCTCGCAAATAAAGAAAAACTAGATGAAATTTTAAAGCCATATCTAAAAGACGGCGATTTTAGCAAAGTTGGCGCGACTGAGCTTGCCATTCTTAGACTTGGGCTTTATGAGATGAAATTTAGCCAAACTGATAAAGCCGTCATCATAAACGAAGCGATT
This window of the Campylobacter concisus genome carries:
- a CDS encoding DMT family transporter, which encodes MLKRFYISHLGIFYMLFACFMFAVTGAFAKYLSKDMPSIEVVFFRNLIGLFIVIYAIYRFPFKQAGGHFFLLMFRGFVGTVALFAFFYNVAHVNLATAFTFQKTNPIFTAILAAFIFKERLSSLGWFAVFLGFGGILLVIQPNLGISKTDIIGVWSGLGAAIAYTSVKELNKSYGTNVIVLSFMLWGSFLPLICMGLAEFFTYEPLDFLFSKFSMPSWYNVVFILLMGLSGYFFQSYMTKAFAVGKKAGVIAAVSYADVIFTLIIGYFMGDVLPNQTALLGILLVIVSGILVVKEK
- the kdsA gene encoding 3-deoxy-8-phosphooctulonate synthase, encoding MILIAGPCVIESEQLVFDVAKRLVKFNEDKRIDFYFKSSFDKANRTSISSFRGPGLEKGCEILAKVKKEFGFKILTDIHESYQAAPVGEVADVLQIPAFLCRQTDLLVAAAKTKAVVNIKKGQFLAASAMKHSVKKVLETRGVKGDGYEVAKQNGVWLTERGSTFGYGNLVVDMRNLVLMREFAPVIFDATHSVQMPSALGEKSGGDARFVPYLARAAAATGVDGFFYETHVNPCEALCDGPNMLNLDELDANIAQIFKIKDALGDAN
- a CDS encoding DMT family transporter; its protein translation is MMHVLALLAAGCCEVLGVFFLTKFQKSIGVKKAANFLILVANFALSLWLLSYAMQAMAMSVAYAIWTGIGAIGAVGVGVVFNGEKMSAQKAFYLSLITLSSVMLKII
- the ribH gene encoding 6,7-dimethyl-8-ribityllumazine synthase: MKIIEGNLALKGGEKVAIVGARFNHIITDRLVEGARDAFLRHGGDEANLSLILVPGAFEIPMALEKALASGKFDAVCCVGAVIRGSTPHFDYVSAETTKGIANVTLKYGKPVTFGVLTVDNIEQAIERAGSKAGNKGFEAMTGVIEMLSLYKNLEA
- the nusB gene encoding transcription antitermination factor NusB, which codes for MATRHQVRQAVVSLLYSNEINPVTAAFEEEFLEEKKIRNERKSEAQQTFKEVLANKEKLDEILKPYLKDGDFSKVGATELAILRLGLYEMKFSQTDKAVIINEAIELAKELGSDQAPKFINGVLDKLKDDL
- a CDS encoding DMT family transporter, with product MQTKGFLWVLGGAVAECGWAYGLKHAQNAIGFALTAALVCVSFVSFMKAMKYLPVSVAYTVFVGFGAFFIVVAESVSEYTSSGQAPDPLRLFFIATLVAGVLGLKRLKS
- the der gene encoding ribosome biogenesis GTPase Der, with the translated sequence MQKVILVGKPNVGKSSLFNRLAGRRIAITSDVSGTTRDTNKAKIEVEGKECILIDSGGLDDSSELFKNVKAKTLAEARNSDVILYMVDGKMMPDDEDRAIFYELSKLNLPIALVINKIDSKKDEQREWEFISFGAKNSFGISVSHNTGIDELSMWLAKHIEDKVQIKADTSEDFDDFLENYNDEGELSDEIDYESKNIRVGIIGRVNVGKSSLLNALVKESRAVVSDVAGTTIDPVNEIYEHDGRVFEFVDTAGIRKRGKIEGIERYALNRTEKILEETDVALLVLDSSEPLTELDERIAGIASKFELGVIIVLNKWDKSSEEFDELCKEIKDRFKFLAYAPIISVSALGGKRVHKIYPLIVEIYKNYTQKIQTSKLNEVIGEATKAHPLPRDKGRVVKIYYAVQFKTAPIMIALIMNRPKCLHFSYKRYLTNKLRESFNLTGVPIVLIPKKRGESDENKEQ